The following proteins come from a genomic window of Desulfobacterales bacterium:
- the guaB gene encoding IMP dehydrogenase: protein MKIPPEEGYAFDDVLLIPSYSDVLPKDVHTSTRLTRNISLNIPIVSAAMDTVTEAATSISMARAGGMGFIHRNMDAAHQAIEVGKVKKSESGMIVDPVTIHPDQKIHEVLKLMQEYHISGVPVTQADQLVGIVTNRDLRFETDLEKKVSDVMTKDNLITVTEGISMEESKRLLHKHRIEKLLVVDKNGRLTGLITIKDIEKIIKYPHACKDGMGRLRVGAAVGVGSDMMERADALVKAGADVILIDTSHGHSKNVIDAVIQLKGTFANIDLIAGNVATGKGAEDLIAAGVDGVKIGIGPGSICTTRIVAGVGVPQITAIMNCKSISGKTGVPLIADGGIRFSGDIAKAIGAGAHVVMVGGILAGTDESPGEKVFLQGRSYKVYRGMGSLEAMKMGSKDRYYQGDDEDIDKLVPEGIVGRVPYAGSLSANLFQLVGGLKAGMGYLGCRTIEELREKARFMKISAAGMRESHVHDVIITKEAPNYRLD from the coding sequence ATGAAAATACCACCGGAAGAGGGATATGCGTTTGATGATGTTCTTTTAATTCCTAGCTATTCCGACGTCTTACCCAAGGATGTGCATACGAGCACCCGCTTGACCCGGAATATCAGCCTCAATATTCCCATCGTCAGTGCCGCCATGGATACGGTCACCGAAGCGGCGACCTCCATCAGCATGGCTCGAGCGGGGGGCATGGGGTTTATTCACCGGAACATGGATGCCGCTCATCAGGCGATCGAGGTGGGAAAGGTCAAAAAATCGGAGTCCGGCATGATCGTGGATCCTGTTACCATTCATCCGGATCAAAAAATTCACGAAGTGCTCAAATTGATGCAGGAATATCATATTTCCGGCGTGCCGGTCACCCAGGCGGATCAGCTTGTGGGGATTGTGACCAACCGGGATTTAAGATTTGAAACCGATCTGGAGAAAAAGGTATCCGATGTGATGACCAAGGACAACCTGATCACCGTTACCGAAGGCATCTCCATGGAAGAGTCCAAAAGACTTCTGCACAAACACCGGATAGAAAAGCTGCTGGTTGTGGATAAAAACGGGCGTTTGACGGGCCTGATCACGATCAAGGATATTGAAAAGATTATCAAATACCCGCATGCGTGTAAAGACGGCATGGGGCGGTTGCGGGTGGGGGCGGCGGTCGGCGTCGGATCGGACATGATGGAACGGGCGGATGCGCTGGTGAAAGCGGGTGCGGATGTTATTCTCATTGATACCTCCCATGGACATTCCAAAAATGTCATTGACGCGGTCATTCAGTTGAAGGGGACATTTGCCAATATCGACCTGATTGCCGGTAATGTTGCTACCGGAAAGGGCGCGGAGGATTTGATTGCAGCCGGGGTGGATGGCGTGAAAATCGGTATCGGTCCTGGATCGATTTGCACGACCCGCATTGTCGCCGGTGTCGGTGTGCCGCAGATTACCGCTATTATGAACTGCAAATCGATTTCCGGGAAAACCGGCGTCCCTTTGATCGCCGATGGCGGCATTCGGTTTTCGGGTGATATCGCAAAGGCCATCGGCGCTGGCGCACATGTGGTTATGGTCGGCGGCATTTTGGCTGGAACCGATGAGAGCCCCGGAGAAAAGGTTTTTCTGCAAGGTAGAAGTTATAAGGTCTACAGAGGCATGGGATCGCTTGAAGCCATGAAAATGGGCAGCAAGGACAGATACTATCAGGGAGACGATGAAGATATCGACAAGCTCGTCCCCGAGGGCATTGTCGGCCGGGTTCCTTATGCGGGGTCTCTTTCCGCCAACCTGTTTCAGTTGGTGGGTGGCCTCAAGGCGGGTATGGGATACCTCGGGTGCCGGACCATTGAAGAGCTGCGCGAGAAAGCCAGATTTATGAAAATAAGCGCCGCCGGCATGCGTGAAAGTCATGTTCACGATGTCATCATTACCAAGGAAGCACCGAACTACCGCCTCGATTAA
- the dnaE gene encoding DNA polymerase III subunit alpha, whose protein sequence is MNEAHSDFVHLHIHTQYSLLDGAIRIDAMLKRAAEFKMNAVAITDHGTMFGTLEFYEKALKAGMKPIIGCECYLAPRRLTDKTPVDHKGVTHLVLLAENQEGYRNLCKLASIAQLEGFYYRPRIDREVLQAHRKGLIALSACLHGEIPLLIKAGKMAEAQKTAQWYQSLFGENNFFLEAQHNGIPEQQIVNQGLLELSNQLSIPMVATNDCHYLDQSDVHAHEVLLCVQTGKTVKDKDRFKFATDQLYFKSGEEMKATLGHFPNAIANTRAIADRCHVEFDFNTYHFPKFETQSGKSADDLFDETVEAGFEKVMSLIRRKTPTVDEPVYRKRLDYEKEIIKRMGFSGYFLIVADFIRYGRENDVPVGPGRGSAAGSLVAYAMRITDLDPIEHGLIFERFLNPARISMPDIDVDFCINGREKVFKYVVDRYGGGEYVAQIITFGKMKTRLVIRDVGRALDIPLKDVDAIAKMVPETLNISLEKALEQEPRILQLAEERPDIKELIQICRVLEGLQRHASTHAAGVVIGDKQLVEYLPLYRGKKGGVVTQFDMKRVEQIGLVKFDFLGLRNLTVIDRALKLIAEQGAPPPDLSDLNLSDEATYRLLSSGDTTGVFQLESSGMKDLLTRLRPACFADVVALVALYRPGPLESGMVDDFVERKHGRKAVEYLVPQLAPILNETYGVIVYQEQVMKIASDLANYSMAEADGLRKAMGKKITEIMAQHRERFLTGAAENNIPKDKAGQLFDLMEKFGGYGFNKSHSAAYALIAYQTAFLKAHYPVELMAALLTSEMQNSDAVVKFITECRKHDIPILPPDINESGIEFTVRNNRIRFGLVAVKNVGEGAIESIIDARNSGPDGKPRPFTSLFEFCERVDLRKVNKRVLESLIKCGAFDSLGAKRSQMTAVLEDALDYAQRVQKERSNPQMGLFDMGPKAAVSINLPPMPDLTEWGDRTRLANEKEVIGFYVSGHPLNRHEAVLEKFANANALSIEDLPDGAPVRIGGLISSVKVIKTKKGESMAFVALEDMQGTVEVVVFSSLYSQVSDLLIADGAVMVQGQLQKDENTHKIIGETIIPMDKAEETWSATVHIRLENTRTDRAQLLRLRELLAGHSGTCAAFVHLIDSNRMETVLELPETVRLKAGEELKRNVNALFGYEVFSTVCVPAKTINGNGNGNGRKYGRRK, encoded by the coding sequence ATGAACGAAGCACATTCCGATTTCGTCCATCTGCACATTCACACGCAATACAGCCTGTTAGACGGTGCGATTCGAATCGATGCCATGCTTAAGCGAGCAGCCGAGTTTAAGATGAACGCGGTTGCCATTACCGATCACGGCACCATGTTTGGTACGCTGGAGTTTTACGAAAAAGCGCTGAAAGCCGGCATGAAGCCGATTATCGGGTGCGAATGTTATCTCGCCCCGCGAAGGCTGACCGATAAAACACCCGTGGATCATAAAGGGGTTACCCACCTGGTGCTGTTGGCTGAAAATCAGGAAGGATATCGAAACCTTTGCAAACTTGCCAGCATCGCGCAATTGGAGGGCTTTTATTACAGGCCCCGCATCGATCGGGAAGTACTTCAGGCGCACAGAAAGGGGCTGATCGCGCTTTCCGCCTGTCTTCATGGGGAAATTCCCTTATTGATCAAAGCGGGGAAAATGGCGGAAGCCCAAAAAACGGCCCAATGGTATCAATCCCTCTTCGGTGAAAATAATTTTTTCCTGGAAGCCCAGCACAACGGTATTCCCGAGCAGCAGATCGTGAACCAGGGCTTGCTGGAACTGAGCAATCAACTCTCGATTCCCATGGTGGCGACCAATGACTGCCATTATCTTGATCAATCGGACGTGCATGCCCATGAAGTGTTGCTGTGCGTACAAACCGGAAAAACCGTCAAGGACAAGGATCGCTTCAAGTTCGCGACGGATCAGCTTTATTTTAAATCCGGCGAGGAGATGAAGGCCACGCTGGGTCACTTTCCCAATGCCATCGCCAACACACGGGCCATTGCAGACAGGTGTCATGTCGAGTTTGATTTCAACACCTATCACTTCCCGAAGTTTGAAACCCAATCGGGCAAAAGCGCGGACGATCTTTTCGATGAGACCGTGGAAGCGGGTTTTGAAAAAGTCATGTCCCTGATTCGCCGAAAGACCCCGACCGTGGATGAACCGGTCTATCGGAAGCGGCTTGATTATGAAAAAGAGATCATTAAGCGCATGGGGTTTTCCGGATATTTTCTGATTGTGGCGGACTTTATTCGATACGGGCGGGAAAACGACGTGCCCGTGGGGCCGGGGCGCGGTTCCGCCGCCGGCAGCCTAGTCGCTTACGCCATGCGAATTACCGATCTGGACCCCATTGAGCATGGCCTGATCTTTGAGCGGTTTCTGAATCCGGCCCGAATCAGCATGCCGGATATCGATGTTGATTTTTGCATCAATGGCCGGGAGAAGGTCTTTAAGTATGTGGTGGATCGTTACGGCGGCGGCGAGTATGTCGCCCAGATCATCACGTTTGGAAAGATGAAAACCAGATTGGTTATTCGGGATGTGGGCCGCGCGCTTGATATTCCGCTCAAGGATGTGGATGCCATTGCCAAGATGGTGCCCGAAACGTTGAACATCAGCCTTGAAAAAGCCCTTGAGCAAGAGCCGAGAATACTTCAATTGGCCGAGGAACGGCCGGATATCAAGGAGCTGATTCAAATTTGCCGGGTGCTCGAAGGCCTGCAGCGGCATGCGTCCACCCATGCCGCCGGTGTGGTGATCGGCGATAAACAATTGGTGGAGTATTTGCCCCTTTATAGAGGCAAAAAGGGGGGAGTGGTCACCCAGTTCGACATGAAGCGGGTGGAGCAGATCGGACTGGTTAAATTCGACTTTCTCGGCTTGAGAAACCTCACGGTGATTGATCGAGCCCTCAAACTGATTGCCGAGCAGGGGGCGCCGCCGCCCGATTTGTCCGATCTGAATCTTTCCGATGAGGCGACCTACCGGTTGTTGAGTTCGGGAGACACGACCGGTGTGTTTCAGCTGGAAAGCAGCGGCATGAAAGATTTGCTGACCCGCCTTCGTCCGGCCTGCTTTGCCGATGTGGTCGCGCTGGTGGCCCTGTATCGTCCCGGTCCTCTGGAAAGCGGGATGGTGGATGATTTTGTGGAACGAAAACATGGCCGCAAGGCCGTCGAGTATCTTGTGCCGCAACTGGCCCCCATTCTCAATGAGACCTATGGCGTGATCGTCTACCAGGAGCAGGTCATGAAGATCGCAAGCGATCTGGCCAATTACTCCATGGCCGAAGCGGACGGGCTGAGAAAGGCCATGGGAAAGAAGATCACGGAGATTATGGCGCAGCATCGGGAGCGGTTTCTAACGGGTGCGGCTGAAAACAATATTCCCAAAGATAAGGCGGGGCAACTTTTTGATCTGATGGAAAAATTCGGTGGCTATGGGTTCAATAAATCCCATAGCGCCGCCTACGCGTTGATCGCTTATCAAACGGCATTTTTAAAAGCCCATTATCCGGTGGAGCTCATGGCCGCGTTGCTAACCAGTGAAATGCAGAACTCCGATGCGGTTGTAAAATTCATCACCGAGTGCCGAAAGCATGATATTCCCATTTTACCCCCCGACATCAACGAGAGCGGCATCGAGTTTACCGTGAGGAATAACCGCATTCGCTTTGGCCTCGTGGCGGTTAAAAACGTGGGGGAAGGGGCCATTGAATCGATTATTGATGCTCGAAATAGCGGCCCGGACGGCAAGCCCCGCCCGTTTACTTCCCTGTTCGAATTCTGTGAGCGGGTGGATCTGAGAAAAGTCAATAAGCGGGTGCTTGAAAGTCTTATTAAATGCGGGGCCTTTGACTCTCTGGGCGCCAAGCGAAGCCAAATGACGGCTGTCTTGGAAGATGCGCTGGATTATGCCCAACGGGTCCAAAAGGAGCGATCGAATCCCCAGATGGGGCTGTTCGATATGGGCCCCAAGGCCGCCGTCTCAATCAACCTGCCGCCCATGCCGGATTTAACCGAGTGGGGGGATCGCACCCGCCTGGCTAATGAAAAGGAAGTCATTGGATTTTATGTTTCCGGACATCCGTTGAACCGGCATGAAGCGGTTTTGGAGAAATTTGCCAATGCCAACGCCCTGTCCATAGAGGATCTACCGGACGGTGCGCCGGTGAGAATCGGCGGGCTGATCAGCAGTGTTAAAGTCATCAAAACCAAAAAAGGGGAGTCGATGGCCTTTGTCGCGTTGGAGGATATGCAGGGAACCGTTGAGGTCGTCGTTTTCTCTTCCCTTTATTCACAAGTGTCGGATTTGCTGATTGCTGACGGCGCCGTGATGGTTCAGGGGCAACTTCAGAAAGATGAAAATACACATAAAATAATAGGGGAAACCATCATCCCCATGGACAAGGCCGAGGAAACCTGGTCCGCGACCGTTCATATTCGGTTGGAAAATACCCGGACGGACCGAGCGCAACTTCTCAGATTGCGTGAACTTCTGGCCGGTCATTCCGGGACATGCGCGGCCTTTGTTCACTTGATAGATTCCAATCGAATGGAAACCGTGCTCGAATTGCCGGAAACGGTTCGCCTTAAGGCGGGAGAGGAATTAAAGCGCAATGTCAATGCCTTGTTCGGCTACGAGGTGTTCAGCACCGTCTGTGTCCCGGCAAAAACGATCAACGGCAATGGAAATGGAAACGGCCGAAAATACGGCCGTCGAAAATAG
- a CDS encoding mannose-1-phosphate guanylyltransferase/mannose-6-phosphate isomerase: MPEEELPVYAVLLAGGSGTRLWPVSRELYPKQLVKLIGKDSLVQNTIKRLGHMVNIEHVRIVCGQEHYYEIGRHMADVGIDPKGKIIREPCGRNTGPAVLLGVMHVLKQAPDAVICVFPADHVIRDSQAFQEKLSAAVRLAQSGHVVTFGIRADFPETGYGYIEGEGPVEEGALSIKRFVEKPDLETARRYIDAGNYFWNSGMFAFRASVIAGEFKQYEPALYEKMREITSVEDPVPTGDYEQLSDISIDVAIMERTDKGVVLPSDFGWSDIGSWKSLYDFLPKDGQGNILDGDVIAEKTKNCFVMGAHRLVATHSIENLVVVDTPDSVFISNLENSRDVKSIVSRLKEAGRGEYHHHRTVYYPWGTVTLLGKGDGYRVERISLYPGHAFPMTGGAGGTSQLTVTQGTARLTIGDKKQEISRGQSVGISQFENTTIENIGKMQLHGIHVRVDRFHDNSLGEFPKEMR; this comes from the coding sequence ATGCCTGAAGAAGAACTTCCCGTATATGCGGTATTGCTGGCCGGTGGTTCCGGTACGCGGCTGTGGCCGGTTTCTCGGGAGCTGTACCCCAAACAACTGGTCAAGCTGATTGGCAAGGATTCGCTGGTTCAAAATACCATCAAACGACTCGGGCACATGGTCAATATCGAGCATGTTCGCATCGTATGCGGCCAGGAACATTATTATGAAATCGGCCGGCACATGGCGGATGTCGGCATTGATCCAAAAGGAAAAATTATTCGCGAACCCTGCGGCCGCAATACCGGTCCGGCTGTGTTGCTGGGCGTGATGCATGTTCTGAAACAAGCGCCCGATGCCGTTATCTGCGTATTTCCGGCGGACCATGTCATTCGGGATTCTCAGGCGTTTCAGGAGAAGCTTTCCGCTGCGGTTCGGCTGGCGCAATCCGGCCATGTGGTTACCTTCGGCATTCGGGCGGATTTTCCCGAAACCGGCTACGGGTATATCGAGGGCGAAGGGCCAGTGGAAGAAGGGGCCTTGTCTATCAAGCGCTTTGTTGAAAAACCCGATCTGGAGACGGCGCGCCGGTACATTGATGCCGGAAATTATTTCTGGAACAGCGGCATGTTCGCTTTTCGGGCCTCGGTGATCGCGGGGGAATTTAAGCAATACGAACCGGCGCTTTATGAAAAGATGCGCGAGATCACTTCCGTGGAAGACCCGGTGCCTACCGGCGATTATGAACAACTTTCCGATATTTCGATTGATGTTGCCATCATGGAGCGAACCGACAAAGGGGTCGTGTTGCCGTCGGATTTCGGGTGGAGCGATATCGGCTCATGGAAGTCGCTTTATGATTTTTTACCCAAGGACGGCCAAGGCAATATTCTGGACGGCGATGTCATTGCCGAAAAAACGAAAAACTGTTTTGTGATGGGGGCGCATCGGCTGGTGGCCACCCATTCGATTGAAAATCTGGTGGTTGTGGATACGCCTGATTCCGTGTTCATCTCCAACTTAGAAAACAGTCGCGACGTGAAATCGATTGTTTCCAGGCTAAAGGAGGCGGGCCGGGGAGAGTATCATCACCACCGGACGGTTTATTATCCCTGGGGAACGGTGACCCTTCTGGGAAAAGGGGACGGTTACCGGGTAGAACGAATAAGCCTCTATCCGGGCCATGCATTTCCGATGACCGGTGGCGCGGGTGGGACAAGCCAATTAACGGTCACGCAGGGGACGGCGCGGTTGACAATCGGAGATAAAAAGCAGGAAATCAGCCGGGGGCAGAGTGTCGGGATCAGCCAGTTTGAAAATACAACCATTGAAAATATAGGGAAAATGCAACTGCATGGGATTCATGTTCGAGTCGATCGATTCCATGACAACTCGCTGGGGGAATTCCCGAAGGAGATGCGATAA
- a CDS encoding DegT/DnrJ/EryC1/StrS family aminotransferase yields the protein MKVPLLDLKGQYQTIKAEVLAKIEEICESQHFILGPEVDHLEKAVAAYCHAKFAVGVSSGTDALLIALMDAGIGPGDRVLTSPYTFFATAGAIARLGARPVFADIDPATYNLSPVCVRQVLETMSSSDRQTVKAIIPVHLYGQCADMDGILSLAQAYGLTVIEDAAQAIGAQFKGRSAGSIGDYGCFSFFPSKNLGAFGDGGLVTTNAPESYEKLKILRVHGGNPKYYHRVIGGNFRLDALQAAVVAIKLKYLDAWTQKRQENAQTYRTLFQAAGLDGLVTLPEARESRHIYNQFVIRVPGKRDALRDFLTNASIGVEIYYPVPLHLQDCFAYLAYRRGAFPVAETAADETLALPIYPELTSSQLEMVVDGIKAFFG from the coding sequence ATGAAAGTACCCTTGCTTGACCTTAAAGGTCAATATCAAACGATTAAAGCGGAGGTGTTGGCCAAGATAGAAGAGATTTGCGAAAGCCAACATTTTATTTTGGGGCCGGAGGTAGATCATCTGGAAAAAGCCGTGGCCGCCTATTGCCACGCGAAATTTGCCGTCGGGGTGTCATCGGGCACCGATGCGTTATTGATCGCCCTGATGGATGCGGGCATCGGCCCCGGCGACAGGGTTCTTACCAGCCCCTATACGTTTTTTGCGACAGCCGGTGCGATTGCCCGTTTGGGAGCGCGCCCCGTGTTTGCCGATATTGATCCGGCTACTTATAATCTGTCTCCGGTGTGCGTGCGCCAGGTCCTGGAAACTATGTCATCTTCGGATCGGCAAACCGTCAAGGCGATTATTCCGGTCCATCTTTACGGACAATGCGCCGACATGGACGGCATCTTGTCGCTGGCGCAAGCGTACGGGCTGACCGTCATAGAAGATGCCGCGCAAGCCATCGGTGCTCAGTTCAAAGGCCGTTCGGCCGGATCCATTGGCGATTACGGCTGCTTTTCCTTTTTTCCTTCCAAGAACCTGGGGGCGTTCGGGGACGGCGGCCTGGTCACCACCAATGCCCCTGAATCGTATGAAAAATTAAAGATTCTGCGGGTCCATGGGGGAAATCCCAAATATTACCATCGCGTGATCGGCGGGAATTTCAGGCTCGATGCCTTGCAGGCCGCCGTCGTAGCAATCAAGCTGAAATATCTGGATGCCTGGACCCAAAAGCGACAGGAAAATGCGCAAACCTACCGTACGCTTTTTCAGGCGGCCGGGCTGGACGGCCTTGTCACGCTACCCGAGGCGCGCGAGTCTCGCCACATCTATAACCAATTTGTGATTCGGGTTCCCGGAAAAAGAGACGCCTTGCGGGATTTTCTGACGAATGCCAGCATCGGGGTTGAAATTTATTACCCGGTGCCCCTGCATCTTCAGGATTGCTTTGCTTATCTGGCATACCGGCGGGGCGCGTTTCCCGTGGCCGAAACGGCGGCGGACGAAACCCTTGCCCTGCCCATCTATCCGGAATTGACGTCATCGCAGCTGGAAATGGTGGTGGATGGCATAAAGGCCTTTTTTGGTTAG
- a CDS encoding ribonuclease Z, with translation MRPSYHPRLVNGPFEDPGVFVSLFLYKRAFLFDLGDLHALSPKDILKVTHAFVSHTHMDHFIGFDHLLRLFLGREKDLHLFGPRGFIHNIEGKLAGYTWNLVDQYHYRFTLHVSEVHADHILTRRFHCPDQFRPDGPPEKKVFSGVLLSEPPLTVSTVVLDHKIDSLGFRLSERFHINILKSALNRLNLPVGPWIRRLKETLYEGAPRDSIIEIPCGENLSETRNFEIGTLADQVALITPGQSIGYISDAAGHQSNMEKMIQLVHGVDHLFIEAPFLDSDRHLAENTHHLTARQAGHIAREAGVRRCTLFHFSPRYTEVPHLLEQEAAQAAGPTVIIDSPAASRQGGTCT, from the coding sequence ATGCGCCCTTCATACCACCCCCGGCTAGTCAACGGTCCGTTTGAAGACCCCGGTGTTTTTGTTTCTCTTTTCCTCTATAAACGCGCCTTTCTTTTCGATCTCGGAGATCTTCACGCGTTAAGCCCCAAAGATATTTTAAAGGTCACCCATGCGTTTGTTTCCCATACGCACATGGATCACTTTATCGGTTTCGACCATCTGCTGCGGTTGTTTCTCGGACGGGAAAAAGATCTTCATCTCTTCGGGCCAAGGGGATTTATACATAATATCGAAGGCAAGCTCGCCGGTTATACATGGAATCTGGTGGACCAATATCACTACCGATTCACATTGCACGTCTCGGAAGTACATGCCGATCACATTCTGACGCGGCGCTTCCATTGCCCGGATCAATTCAGGCCGGACGGGCCACCCGAAAAAAAAGTTTTTTCAGGCGTTCTTCTGTCTGAGCCCCCCCTCACAGTCTCTACGGTGGTTCTGGATCACAAAATCGATTCCCTGGGCTTTCGTCTTTCAGAACGATTTCACATCAATATTCTCAAATCCGCGCTGAACCGCCTGAATTTACCGGTGGGACCATGGATTCGCCGATTGAAGGAAACCCTTTACGAAGGCGCTCCCCGCGACTCCATTATTGAAATCCCTTGCGGAGAGAATTTGTCGGAAACCCGAAATTTTGAAATAGGCACACTGGCAGACCAAGTAGCGCTGATCACGCCCGGTCAATCCATCGGGTATATTTCCGACGCGGCAGGCCATCAATCCAATATGGAGAAAATGATCCAATTGGTTCACGGCGTAGATCATCTGTTCATTGAAGCGCCTTTTCTGGATAGCGACCGGCATCTTGCGGAAAACACCCATCACTTGACGGCTCGCCAGGCAGGCCATATCGCCCGGGAAGCCGGTGTGCGAAGATGCACCCTATTCCATTTTTCTCCCCGCTACACCGAAGTGCCGCATCTATTGGAACAGGAGGCGGCCCAAGCCGCCGGACCGACGGTTATCATTGATTCCCCGGCTGCTTCCCGACAGGGTGGTACGTGCACGTAA
- the aat gene encoding leucyl/phenylalanyl-tRNA--protein transferase — MPVFLLSNTIAFPPPHLADKSGLLAVGGDLSRERLIKAYRSGIFPWYSGGEPILWWSPDPRLVLFPHALHVSKRLERILRKGEFQISFDRAFPEVIRACAESRAQKNEGTWLVPEMIEAYETLHEFGQAHSVEAWRNGQLVGGLYGVSLGRCFFGESMFTKVANASKAAFVTLVRQLTALNFDMIDCQVTTAHLVNFGATEISRKKFLILLDASLKKPTIPGRWSGL; from the coding sequence ATGCCGGTATTTTTACTTTCAAACACAATTGCCTTTCCACCACCGCACCTGGCGGATAAAAGCGGCCTATTGGCCGTGGGGGGAGATTTAAGTCGCGAGCGGCTGATCAAAGCCTATCGGAGCGGTATTTTCCCCTGGTATTCAGGGGGAGAGCCTATACTATGGTGGTCCCCAGATCCGCGGCTGGTGCTGTTTCCCCATGCGTTGCACGTATCGAAAAGGCTTGAGCGCATACTTCGAAAAGGGGAATTTCAAATTTCCTTTGATCGGGCATTCCCTGAAGTTATTCGCGCATGCGCCGAGTCGAGAGCGCAGAAAAACGAAGGGACCTGGTTGGTACCGGAGATGATAGAGGCTTACGAAACCCTGCATGAATTCGGACAGGCGCATTCGGTGGAGGCTTGGCGGAATGGGCAACTGGTCGGCGGACTCTACGGCGTCTCACTGGGAAGGTGTTTTTTTGGTGAATCCATGTTTACTAAAGTCGCCAATGCTTCCAAGGCGGCATTTGTCACGTTGGTTCGGCAGTTAACCGCACTTAACTTTGACATGATCGATTGTCAGGTAACCACCGCGCACCTGGTGAATTTCGGTGCGACGGAAATTTCACGAAAAAAATTTCTTATCCTGCTTGATGCGTCCTTAAAAAAACCGACGATTCCGGGACGGTGGTCGGGTCTGTGA
- the larB gene encoding nickel pincer cofactor biosynthesis protein LarB, producing MDHTTLHELLRAVASGKTEVTDAARALHHLAVEDIEYAHIDHHRSLRKGFPEVIYGEGKSAEQIIGILEKMSIQEKIILVTRVDSDKAEQILKRFEKAAYHADARMIVFKNDEIPIRGKGTIMVISAGTSDIPVGKEALLTAEAMGNRVEAVFDVGVAGIHRLFRYKENIEKASVIIVVAGMEGALPSVVAGMVRAPVIAVPTSIGYGVSFGGLTALFAMLNSCSSNVAVVNIDNGFGAGYMASAINQL from the coding sequence ATGGATCACACGACATTACATGAACTGTTACGGGCGGTCGCATCAGGGAAAACAGAGGTAACCGACGCGGCCCGTGCCTTGCACCATTTGGCCGTGGAAGACATTGAATATGCTCATATAGACCATCATCGCTCGTTGCGCAAGGGCTTTCCTGAAGTCATTTACGGCGAGGGCAAGTCAGCAGAGCAGATTATCGGCATTCTGGAAAAAATGAGTATTCAGGAAAAAATCATTCTGGTCACTCGGGTGGATTCGGATAAAGCGGAGCAGATTCTGAAACGATTTGAAAAGGCGGCGTATCATGCAGACGCCAGAATGATTGTTTTTAAAAATGACGAGATTCCGATTCGAGGAAAAGGCACGATTATGGTCATTTCCGCCGGCACGTCGGACATCCCCGTGGGAAAAGAAGCCCTTCTCACCGCAGAAGCCATGGGCAACCGGGTGGAGGCCGTTTTTGACGTCGGCGTCGCTGGTATTCACCGGTTGTTTCGCTATAAAGAAAATATCGAAAAGGCTTCGGTGATTATCGTGGTGGCCGGCATGGAGGGCGCACTGCCCAGTGTGGTCGCCGGTATGGTGCGGGCGCCGGTCATTGCCGTTCCGACCAGCATCGGATACGGCGTCAGCTTCGGCGGCCTTACCGCACTTTTCGCCATGCTCAATAGTTGCAGTTCCAATGTCGCGGTCGTCAATATCGACAACGGCTTCGGTGCGGGCTACATGGCTTCGGCCATTAATCAACTATAA
- the kdsB gene encoding 3-deoxy-manno-octulosonate cytidylyltransferase, protein MTPNKIVVIIPSRYGSSRFEGKPLALIAGRPMIQWVYERAGRARNITDIVVATDDQRIYDAVTGFGGRAVMTSPINRSGTDRVAEAAGILGLAPEDLVINIQGDQPLIDPECLDDLVMPFISDAPVDMSTLAYKIINKREITDPKDVKVTFNVKGDALYFSRSPIPFARDAGTRFDTYKHLGVYAYTRRFLEIFRNLPEGTLERIEKLEQLRALEHGYSIRVVVTPYDSPEVDLPEDIQRIEAGLRAMG, encoded by the coding sequence ATGACCCCCAACAAAATTGTCGTTATCATACCATCTCGATACGGTTCGTCAAGATTTGAAGGCAAACCCCTGGCGCTTATCGCCGGGCGTCCTATGATTCAGTGGGTGTATGAAAGAGCCGGGCGAGCGCGAAACATCACCGATATTGTGGTGGCGACGGACGATCAGCGAATTTATGATGCCGTCACCGGCTTTGGCGGCAGGGCCGTCATGACTTCCCCAATCAACCGGAGCGGCACGGACCGGGTTGCGGAAGCTGCCGGCATTCTGGGGCTGGCGCCGGAGGATTTGGTAATAAACATTCAGGGGGATCAACCGCTCATCGATCCCGAATGCCTGGATGATCTGGTGATGCCCTTTATCTCCGATGCGCCTGTCGATATGAGCACCCTGGCCTATAAGATTATCAATAAAAGGGAAATCACCGACCCCAAGGATGTCAAGGTGACTTTCAACGTCAAAGGGGACGCCCTTTATTTTTCAAGATCTCCCATTCCATTTGCAAGGGATGCGGGCACCCGGTTTGATACCTATAAACATCTTGGTGTTTATGCCTATACGCGGCGCTTTCTGGAGATATTTAGAAATCTTCCGGAAGGCACGCTGGAGCGCATCGAAAAATTGGAACAACTGCGTGCCCTGGAGCATGGATACTCTATTCGCGTCGTGGTGACCCCTTATGATTCCCCGGAAGTGGATTTGCCGGAGGATATTCAGCGGATTGAGGCGGGGCTGAGGGCAATGGGGTAG